The Pirellulimonas nuda genome includes a region encoding these proteins:
- a CDS encoding ExeA family protein codes for MTQPTASMNQAAASPTSKSVSRVFPSVPRIDRYFPGAAIEGSRRAVVDCVTRGDGPALVIGAPGVGKSLLLDMVAQAVGDRGAVVRLASTQICTRRALLQAMLFAMGKPYRDREEGELRLAVIEGLRSLGDRPLGAVLIVDEAQLLSVKLLDELRMLGDLVTEGGEPAVRLVIAGGPTLDELLAAAELEPLCQRIATRCYVTPLSYDETQAYVRSHLSAAGRSPDRFSSAAIDLLFRATDGVPRLLNQLSQRLVDLPADPIEPLQVQQAWSELHQLPAPWYTPEVAAAPTPSPHAGVEFGELEDLDVVEEEEPTEAAAAITPAPAPVAQAPDPSPSRASSYNADEALATLPPSPPVVDPFGEGWEEEELVIDRYASLGAAFHTSTPFVVNRLDGALAENLARLTSEPETLPEPAEPIDTLDEGLDADDEPLPIAEASFQPTRSLAICGEEPCDGARVCSGVGAYSGDTELDELDDDFEEEYFPTISANPSAGDADDETILVIEREVEPFEATPEVRRSEYRRLFANLRGAE; via the coding sequence ATGACCCAGCCCACTGCAAGCATGAACCAGGCCGCTGCGAGCCCCACGTCCAAGTCTGTTTCGCGCGTCTTCCCGTCGGTGCCACGGATCGACCGGTACTTCCCGGGCGCCGCGATCGAGGGCTCACGCCGCGCGGTGGTGGATTGCGTGACGCGCGGCGACGGCCCGGCGCTGGTGATCGGCGCCCCGGGCGTTGGCAAGTCGTTGCTGCTAGACATGGTCGCTCAGGCGGTGGGCGACCGGGGCGCGGTGGTCCGGCTGGCGTCGACGCAGATCTGCACCCGCCGCGCGCTGCTGCAGGCGATGCTGTTTGCGATGGGAAAACCCTACCGCGACCGGGAGGAGGGCGAGCTGCGGCTGGCGGTGATCGAGGGGCTCCGGTCGTTGGGCGATCGCCCGCTCGGCGCCGTGCTGATCGTCGACGAGGCGCAGCTTCTGTCGGTCAAGCTGCTGGACGAGCTGCGGATGCTGGGCGACCTAGTGACCGAAGGAGGCGAGCCGGCGGTGCGGCTGGTGATCGCCGGCGGTCCCACGCTAGACGAGCTGCTGGCGGCCGCGGAGCTCGAGCCGCTGTGTCAGCGGATCGCGACGCGGTGCTACGTGACGCCGCTGTCGTACGACGAGACGCAGGCCTACGTGCGGTCTCACCTCTCGGCCGCGGGCCGATCGCCCGACCGCTTCTCTTCTGCCGCGATCGACCTGTTGTTCCGCGCCACCGACGGGGTCCCGCGGCTGCTGAACCAGCTCAGCCAGCGGCTGGTCGACCTGCCGGCCGACCCGATCGAGCCGCTGCAAGTGCAGCAGGCGTGGTCGGAACTGCACCAACTTCCGGCGCCCTGGTACACGCCGGAGGTCGCCGCGGCGCCGACCCCGTCGCCGCACGCGGGGGTAGAGTTCGGGGAGCTGGAAGACCTGGACGTAGTGGAAGAAGAAGAGCCGACCGAGGCCGCCGCGGCGATTACACCGGCCCCGGCGCCCGTGGCCCAGGCGCCGGACCCGTCGCCGTCGCGGGCGTCCAGCTACAACGCAGACGAAGCGTTGGCGACCCTCCCCCCATCGCCCCCGGTGGTCGACCCGTTTGGCGAAGGGTGGGAAGAAGAAGAGTTGGTCATCGACCGCTACGCCAGCCTGGGGGCGGCGTTCCACACCTCGACGCCGTTCGTCGTGAACCGGCTCGACGGGGCGCTCGCGGAAAATCTGGCCCGGCTGACAAGCGAGCCAGAAACCCTGCCAGAGCCGGCGGAGCCCATCGACACGCTGGACGAGGGCCTCGATGCAGACGACGAGCCGCTCCCGATCGCTGAGGCCTCGTTCCAACCCACGCGGAGCCTGGCCATCTGCGGCGAAGAGCCGTGCGACGGCGCGCGGGTCTGCTCCGGCGTCGGCGCGTACTCTGGCGACACGGAACTGGATGAGCTGGACGACGACTTCGAAGAGGAGTACTTCCCGACGATCTCGGCCAACCCGTCGGCCGGCGACGCCGACGACGAGACCATCCTCGTCATCGAACGCGAAGTAGAGCCGTTCGAGGCGACCCCCGAGGTGCGCCGCAGCGAGTACCGCAGGTTGTTCGCTAACCTCCGCGGGGCCGAGTGA